The sequence acaagtgagGCAAAGACGGTGAAAGGTAGCcccgtgtcctgtgggtgtgtgtcgcAGTTCGTCCAGGAGGGGGCGCTCCGCGACGCCTCCTCCTGTTGGTCCAGAGTTCGGTCAGACCGAGTATGTGACGATGAAGTCTCGGTGCTGCTCACCGCTGGGCTCCGGTGTGATGCTCTTTAACAGACGCTGTGAcgggagagcgagggagagagagagagagagagagagagagagagagagagaatattaaAAGTGGAATCAACCATAACGCAGGTTCTCATATCCTTGTGCCGCTCAggttttgattggctgagtcTTCGTCGCGTGTCTTAAATACAGGAGCCGTAATCATTTTGAAGACATAAAATATGAGATCGATGTACCACATTTGTACAGTACGCATTATGGGATTATGTTtctggtcgtgtgtgtgtgcatgttgcctGTCCTCATGCACCCATCAGCCTCATATTTTGTCGTGCTCCTTCTGACTGCACGCTcaagagattaaaaaaacaaacattttattgaCTGTTTTATCTCGAGAATGACGACCGACTCCTCACAGTTTGGAATATTGTGTCCATAGGACCGTTATTCACTTGGACAGCTAAATTGTAAAATGATAATTATAAAATTAAATTGCAGAAAATATCGGTTCCCAGAGCTTAAATTGACATCGTCAATGGTCTTCTTTTGTCCCACCCAACCTGAGGATGGGCAGTCAGGCCGAACCAGGCATTAGCAACAAGCTCCTATTAACATTCTAGAAGCTGCAATCGGGGAATATTTGGCATTTTCATTCAAACTATGATACAACGATAGAAACATTTGCAGATCCTCTGTGCGTTGATCGACAACAAGAGAATAGAAAGCGCCTCCAGAGGGAGTTCACGGGAGAGTCGACCGGCGTTACAGACGATGAAACGCACAGCCCCAAACACTCGGGTCATTTCAAACCTCGCTCGGCTTCACGAGCAACGCTGACGTCCGTCTTCCTTCACACTCGCGTGCACAAAGGCACGAGGCTCGCGTGTTGACAGTGTGTATCAGTGTCATTGTGCGCCCCGGGGGCGGCAGCGTCAATATTGGACCGCAGCCAAAGATGTCCGTCTACCAGCCTCTTTGATATCCTCCCACCGCCGTACGCCACGATAACAACACGATAACAACACGACTTACGAATACATATCATGGACTATCTGTATTtatccagggttcttacacattttgaccagtggatttccatgacttttccatgacttttccatgacttttaaccaaatttccatgactaaactgaaatctcggtataaacatgaacaatttagaacattgtgcgtattgagagcgtaggccggcttatattttaagcgtctttctttaaccctcctgttacctttagggtcaatttgaccccattcaatgtttaatgtcggtgttctttggggtcaatttgaccccaggctgtttttcactgtgtcaaacatataagaaatatcaacttttttatatatttaaagggctatttaggtagtcaacaaacaaacaaagtacctcacacttaaacttggaaaacaatattaattctaataattttctggaggttttaatttgctggggtcaaattgaccccaagggtaaaatatgtcagtaaatataaaggtaacaggagggttaaacattgaatggggtcaaattgacccgaaggtaacaggagggttaaacattgaatggggtcaaattgacccgaaggtaacaggagggttaaaagacatattaattatttcaaactcggcgtaaatgaacatgtgattataacaaatttccatggcttttccaaaacttttatgatttactttttttccatgacttttccaggcctggaaatgaccatttaaaaattccatgactttcccaggttttccatgaccgtacgaaccctgtttattGAATAAGTTGTCACGCTCAGAATAAACCACAGGGAGCAGttacacacctgaacatgtTACGCAACATATAATATGCCGATGTCTAAAATACTGGATGTACGGATTTTTTTTTATGACGCTGATGAGGCTACGCCGGGCGTGTCACGCAGACGCTCAGATTCGACACGGCCGTGGAGGACACCGGCCTCTTCGGGGCCTGGAAGTCGTCATGGCTTTGTTCCTGGCTCTGGCTTCGCTTTAATCTTTGGCTCGTAGCTCGTCCTCCGTGCTCCTTTGATCCCGATATCCAGTCGTGGATACACGGAGCAGGGATATGGGCCGAGGGAGGAAGCGGGGAGGACGAGGGGAAACTCTAGAGAAGACACACTTGACCTCTATGGTTCCAGTCTACCGCATTTAGACAACGATGGTGGCGACCTGCTCGATTGGTGCGCACATCGCTCCCGATCTCccggagaggaaaggaaaggctGTACCTCTTTAAACGTTCCCTTGGCGCGGAGCAAGTGGTAGACCATATAAACGGGCACGCAGATGAACGAAGACACCCCGATGCAGTAGCCCAGGGCGGTGGTCCATGGCGGGTACTGGTAGTTGAACAACTTGACCTCTGGTGGGAAGGCCAGAaaactgatgatgatgaactgcacacagggggggggggggaaacaagagCAGCGGTCAGAGAGAACAGAGATCGGGATGCGTCAACCGAGTTCACGGGCCCCAccagcaggaagcaggggcagatGGCCACCCAGCAGATCCTCCAGAAGTACCCCGGGTAGAAGCCGAGCATGAGGTGGATGTCGTTACAGAAACGGTTGgtacctgcaacacacacacacacacacacacacacactcattacacAGGCCCACATTCCCAGTAAAGGTCGCCATCGCCATCGACGTCACTCAAAACTCGCCGTAGAACCAGGACACGGCGACGACCTCCAGCAGCACCACGGTGATGACGGCGGAGCCCGTGGCGTACTCCTCAAACAGCTTCACCACAAACGCTccgccctgagagagagagagagagagagagagagagagagagagagagagagaggaatgttaATTTACTCGGATTCAAGCGGCTTCACCTACTCAGACAACTAGAGAACTTTGTTTAAGGTTCATTCACAGATCACTGCTCTCATCCGATTGGTGCTAATCGTTAACTGCGTTATCCATCACGTTACTTCAAATACGGCGGTAACATTCAAGAGACTTTTCACGAAGTGTTGAATTAATGTTTCACATTAGCGGCAGACATCGCAACACATCTCGGGTGAGATGAAGGACAGATGTGCAAATTGACTCTATGTGATGACGTCGTGACAAGACAGCGTTTTGTTCCGACGTGGTCGTTCACTCACATATGTGAGCGTGGAGAGAGAGCCGAGGAAGCAGACGCACACCAGGCCCAAGACGAACCACTCTCGCCTCTTCACCAGGACGTGAGGGAACTCGTCCAGCACGGCCGTGATCACCCCCTCCAACCCTGCGAACTGGAGAGAGGGGAACAACgagcgacagaggaggaggaggagaggagcccaTCAGATCGATGAAGGGAACTGAGAAAGAAAAACTTCAGCCGCACGCGAGCTTTGAGAATCTAAATGCCGCGTGTTTGCTCATCGGCCGTTGGATCTCGTCCACGCGACTCTCTTTGGTCGATCCCCAGACGCctcgtgtgtcctctccttggCGCGATGACAAACGGAAAAGGAGGACACAATAGTTCGGCCGATTCACCGTGAGTCCCGACGCGGCGACACGCGTTGTAGTAATATCCTCGGCGGTGAGACCGAGGGTCGCATAGCAACCCCGATGCCGATTCCAGCCCGATTATCAGGACGCGATAGCTGCCTCTCCAGCTGGCTGCCTCAGAGGCGATAAACACGGGCTGACGGAGACAAGATCGCCACACAACAGCGATATGAAAGTCCTTTCACGGTGTTTTTTTCTCCGCTGACTGTTATTGGAAATGAAACGGCGAGGACAAAATAATCCCTCTGCGGAGAGAACGAGAGCAACGAGATGTTTGCCTCATTGACGAGGCCGATGTGAAAAGCGGtttctggtggggggggggggggggttgagatgATCCCCGGGGCAACCGAAGAGTCAACGCGGAATGAGTAATCGACAAACTAACCGTGCTATCCAGACCCAACATAATGATCatgaggaagaagatgatggAAAAGAAAGTAGCAGCAGGCATGTTGGCGATGGCTTCGGCATAAATGATGAACAGCAGACTGGGacctggggaggagagagaggggcaggCTCAACAAATATGGATCTGTAGCCGCGTGTCCCATGTCAaattctgataaataggatgcaTTGGGTTGTGCAAAGAAAAAACGTGTGCAAAGAATGATGTTTTGGGGATCGTGTTGGTGCGTTGTTTTTCTACCAGCATCCTTCGCCACAGTCGCCACATCCTGGTTCCGCATCTCCGCCATGTAGCCCAGCACGGTGAAGATGACAAAGCCAGACAGCAAGCTGGTCAGGCAGTTCACTGAGCTGGTGATCAAAGCATCTCTGAGACGGAGAAAGGACCGGTTGAGGAAGATAGGAGTTAGTTAATGTGTATTTAGacttaattattaaaataagacTGATAGATGAATGTTACTAGAGTCtcaaatttgttgttgttgttgcagaacTGGAGTTTTGGGAAGGTGGAAAAGCAAAAAGGTAGGTTTCATACCACGTGTGAAACACACACCAAGAGTACCGTGCGTTCGAGAAAGGTTCTCACTTGTAGCAGTTGTTGTGAAACGGGTTGTAGCTGGCGAAGGCCAGGAGCACGCCGAACCCCGGGCCCAGCGAGAAGAAGATCTGAGCGGCTGCATCGATCCACACCTGAGAGGACGAGGTCCGGTTAGGAGTTTGTGCAAAgatccagatttttttttttaaacgggagACAGCCCGGCTAGACTCACCGTCGTGCTCAGCAGCTTCTGCCAGTCGGGCTTGAGGTAGAAGACCACGCCCCTCCAGGCCCCCGGCAGAGTGGCCCCGCGGACGAGCaacaccaggaggaccaggtaGGGAAAGGTAGCGGTCACCCACACGACCTGATGCCCAGAAGAGGACAAAAAAAACCCGCTCACTTCTCTGTCGATAGACTCTTGGTGCTGAAACCCGGTGATCCGTGGTGACGAACGATGCCGAGAGTCAACGGATGAACAGTCGTGTGTTTCTCTCGGCCTCCTtggctccatccatccatccatcgacTCTAACTGACACCCCATTAGCCACTCAGGCGCCCCTTTGGTTACCTTTCCAGACGTCTTGACTCCTTTCCAGATGCTGAAGTagacgatgatgaagatgaagagcaggCAGAGGGCCAGCTGCCAGCTGACAGAGCCCAGCTGGTGCAGACCTGGGGAGAGGTGGACTTGCAACACCTGGCGactggagagagggggaggggggtggagatATGAGGTTGAAGAGGGTGCAAAGAGGGCGAGAAGGCATTAGAGGTGTCGGCAGGATATGAAGTAGGGAGTCAAtaaaatcaagaaaaaaaagggggaagagaGTAGGGAAAGGAAGAAGATACGAGGAGAAtgtgaagaagaataagaagaaggggCAGAGAGGATAAAACAATGTGAGAATACAGAGATAGGGTGGGTGGAAAGGATGTTTGGAAGGAGACAAAAAGGATAGAAcagggaggaaaggaaatgggatagagagaaaaaaaaatcagcgAGAAATGTATGGAGAGGTCACGGGAAGGGAAACATTGAAGGGTGAGAACAATAGGAGAACAATAGAGCCCCGGCAGATATAATGTAGACGTATGAATGGTACGGATTCAACGAGCAGTAGAGTGAAAGTTCAGACCAAAGGGATGCGAGCGAGCCCTGAAGGACTCGAGAGAAGTTGACACAAGCCAGAGAGAGGAAAAACATTACAgggcaaagaaaaaagaagaaaaatggagaagaaggaggctGAAATAAATGAGAGGTTAACATCTGGTCACAGGTTAAGCACACAGAGCACGAACGATAAAACAGGGACGTGATTTATGTTGAAAACAGGAAATTCTGGCGCCAGACTGAGGAATTTGTTCTCTAAAACCTGCATTAGGAAAAGTCAACTCAGGATAAACCCCGGATCCGTCTCagcggacacacagacacgttcGCGCGAGCGGCCGATCGCACCGAGCCGGCGCGGTGTCGGAGCAGTCGGGAATAAACACCCGACTTCACTCGGGTTCGTTATACTGGGGAAGCAGAAAAAAAGATTGGAAGGCTTGGAATGATATAAATAATCAGTTTAAAAATGTCATGTCAGAAAGTGTTTTTTCCCTCTTTAAGAAAATAGAATCTTTTTATCTGGGGGAGAATCGAAAAATGTTGTCTCACGAGcatctcatccctctctctctctgtctctctctctcactgtgtctctctctctctctgtctgtgtctctctctctctctgtgtctctctgtgtctctctctctctgtctgtgtctctctctctctctctctctgtgtctctgtctctctctctctctgtctctcgtcctCCACCTGCCTCTTTAACTTAAGAGCCAGTTCATATTTCTTTACAGTGAATTTAAAGTATTCTGCTCTCTCGTCGCACACATTGTTCTGCAGaaaaatagatataatataaataatatttatataatgaatACTTCAAAAAAGACAATGTGTCTTTGAAAAACGTCTGTTTCACAACACTAATGATACCaagtattaaatataaaatgaattcgcgcaacatttctttaaataactCACATACAGCCAAGCATATGAGCTAAGTGACTCGACGGACTCCTGCTCATCTGCACATGTATACCGATCCATTTGTGCTCTTCAGCTCCCGGATAAAACTAGTTATGAATATACTTAATGCATCTTTTATGCACATTTGTAAAGCATCCAAAGAAGCTTTTAGCAAGAGGGTCGTTCACCAACAGGCGCTCCGATCGACTCCATTCACAGAAATCTAATCGATCTTCTGCATTCAGCTCGCGTCCGTCGTCTTTCCTGACTGAACCAAATTCTTTAATTGCACGTGTGCATCTTTTCGTCCACTGTGACGATGCGTCCTGCTCTTCGCGTCGTCCGTCACTGGTCTTCCTCACCGTCTCCGATGACATCACCGCTTCTCGCTGCTACGTCTTCGCAGTGAATTTAGCAAAAAactaaaccccaaaaaaaaagggactttGATGAATCTAAAACACCAGAACCGACCCTGTAATCGCTCCCTTGGAAGTCGTCCTCCCTTCCTCTACACACCGACTTACATGCACTTACGTATAGAACTCCTCGgcgggggaggtggaggagttggACCACGACACGTTGTGGTCGGTGGACATGTAGAGGTTGCAGTTGACCGTGTTCCAGCTGTTGCTGCAGGTGGTCCAGGGCAGCGTGGGCCGAAAGGACGCCAGCAGGTAGTACAGGGCCCACGCCATGATGGTGTTGTAGTAGAAGGCGATGTAGAGGGCGATGATGCAGATGGCGAAGCCGATCCCTGCGAGCAGAAGGAAAGGAGACACGAAAAGCGCGAAGAAACGCGATAAACAATTTCGCGCAGCTGGTGGTCACGACTTGAGGAGACGTCGGTGGTGAGGTCGAGTCGAGTCGCCGCGGGAGACGCGAGTGACGTTTCCCCAacgacaacgacaacaacaacaaacatactATCACATTTCCCAGCATCTGGCATTTGGCATGGAAATGTGACAATTTCCATAACAGAGAGTCGGTGTATCTCGTCGGACGGACCGAGGCGGACCGGGAGGTCAGCGGCGCCGTCTCTCACGCCGACGGGCCGCCACGCTCCTTTATCTGCGCTTTGTTCTCACCCTGCCAATTTCCCTGTTAGCAAGCCCGCTTCCCATCCATTTAATCCAAGTTATTAACTCATTTCTCCATCTGCTCTGTTttctctcccactcctcctcttcctcttcctcctcctcctccgcccactcCGTTACCTTTGAAGATGGGGCAGATGTGTTTCCAGATGGAGATGCAGCCGCTGCGGTGGAACTGGCCGAGAGCCAGCTCCATGTAGAACAGAGGGACGCCCCCGAACACGGCCATCAACAGGTAGGGCAGCAGAAAGGCAcctgggcgggggaggggggggggagatccaGGGGTTACAAATGTGAGGATTGATGTGGAGTAGGATGAaaacagcgggggggggggaaagcgaGAGTGAGAATAAGTTATGGACGAACAGTAAAAAAGTCAATCGCACTCCTGAGAAATGCGACTCGTTTTAACATTCAAAAGAACTCCGTAAAACTCATTAAATGTTGGAAGCACCTCGTCATTCACACAACCCAGGTCCGTTCAGGAACAACAGCGACTGCTTGCCGTTAAATACGTGGAAACCCGTAGCGACGGGGTCATTTTGCTCAAATTCTGCGATGACAAAGGAGGACGACTGCGATGTTTGGCTGCTCGGTCAGGAGAAGAATGAagtgatggatggagggaggacgGAGAAGTGGAAGGCCAAACACCGAGAAGCAGCGGGACGGCAGCCAGATCTCTGAACTCTGCAACCCACCCGTGCGGCGCTAGATAATCTCTCTCCgcgtttctcttttctttccgtctatcCGATGATATAAACTAGTtgtacgtgcatgtgtgtgtgtgacaccaaGGCACAGATAAGGGTTGATTGAGCAGCTGCCTGGGAGACAGGTTATTAAGCAAGGAGAAAGAGACTGGAGGTGTtctcataaaaaaaacacaattaatacGGTTGCCTCTATCAAGTGTCCCCCAGTCCCCATCTCTACCTCGCTccaggagtcacacacacacagaacacaggaaaTTGCAAAGATTTTATTATTGCAAATTCAATAAAAGTAAAAAGGGAGGCCCTGTTTTCTGCTAAGTGCAGACTGTGTAGTAGCAGACCACAGGCCGACCTACTCGCAGAATTATGGGTCACTAGAAACCCAGTTTGTGTTGCCCAATTTGATCCATTGCTTTTAAAAACAACTGCATTTGAATCACGTGATTTTAAATGAATTGACTCCACTGAATAgcataatttaaaatgtaacttGTTAGTTTTGAACCCTCAACTCAAAACTGAATGTTAGGAAATGGAGTGAAATTATATTAGTTCATTTTTACTtccacgcgcagcgctcacaggtCAAACGTGGGTCCGGCAATTCAATTTCAGTTGAACGAGAAACGCATCCGGTCGTTGAGGAAAAGCAATCGAGAGCAGATTCACAGAACTCTGGTCTCtgaacgttttttcttcttcattctttattggattaaatccaaagtgaaaatgtattttcattttcttgTCTCCCCGCCACGAGGAGACGACTTCACCGGCAGCGTGGCCCGTGGCAGCTTCGGGAGGCGGGCCTCCAGTTAGCGGCTGTGGCGAATAAAATAAACCgacttttggtttcacacgGGACACGAACaacggtctcctgggtgaaagtccccgTCCTTAAACACACCCGATTCTTCGATTTTGAACAAAACATATTTCTGTTGAAAAATTGGTGACGTTCTATTGGTACCGCACTT comes from Pseudoliparis swirei isolate HS2019 ecotype Mariana Trench chromosome 20, NWPU_hadal_v1, whole genome shotgun sequence and encodes:
- the slc6a4a gene encoding LOW QUALITY PROTEIN: solute carrier family 6 member 4a (The sequence of the model RefSeq protein was modified relative to this genomic sequence to represent the inferred CDS: deleted 2 bases in 1 codon), with the protein product METKDMMLTSMLTVDNGENEGEKRGGGEEEEEGTQQESGRPMLADGVAKSPAAGAEQRASNGFTAPAPQSPREGQGAAACSEGAAASGPGSSAPPPGGLRTLVVQQTSLEKPRETWSKKMDFLLSVIGYAVDLGNVWRFPYICYQNGGGAFLLPYLLMAVFGGVPLFYMELALGQFHRSGCISIWKHICPIFKGIGFAICIIALYIAFYYNTIMAWALYYLLASFRPTLPWTTCSNSWNTVNCNLYMSTDHNVSWSNSSTSPAEEFYTRQVLQVHLSPGLHQLGSVSWQLALCLLFIFIIVYFSIWKGVKTSGKVVWVTATFPYLVLLVLLVRGATLPGAWRGVVFYLKPDWQKLLSTTVWIDAAAQIFFSLGPGFGVLLAFASYNPFHNNCYKDALITSSVNCLTSLLSGFVIFTVLGYMAEMRNQDVATVAKDAGPSLLFIIYAEAIANMPAATFFSIIFFLMIIMLGLDSTFAGLEGVITAVLDEFPHVLVKRREWFVLGLVCVCFLGSLSTLTYGGAFVVKLFEEYATGSAVITVVLLEVVAVSWFYGTNRFCNDIHLMLGFYPGYFWRICWVAICPCFLLFIIISFLAFPPEVKLFNYQYPPWTTALGYCIGVSSFICVPVYMVYHLLRAKGTFKERLLKSITPEPSGEQHRDFIVTYSV